The proteins below come from a single Comamonas antarctica genomic window:
- the arsH gene encoding arsenical resistance protein ArsH, with protein sequence MSESRLDLPNIDAALLQPPDMERLLAPERSTHAPRFLLLYGSLRERSFSRLAAEEAARVLRALGGETRLFNPSGLPLVDDATEDHPKVRELRELAQWAEGMVWSSPERHGAMSGLMKTQIDWIPLSVGAVRPTQGKTLAVMQVSGGSQSFNAVNQMRVLGRWMRMLTVPNQSSVAKAYQEFDEAGRMKPSAYYDRIVDVMEELMKFTLLTRDASPYLVDRYSERKESAEALTKRMQQAVI encoded by the coding sequence GTGTCTGAATCCCGTCTCGACCTGCCGAACATCGACGCCGCATTGCTCCAGCCGCCGGACATGGAACGGCTACTGGCACCCGAACGTTCCACCCATGCGCCACGCTTCCTGCTGCTCTACGGCTCGCTGCGCGAACGCTCGTTTAGCCGACTGGCCGCCGAAGAGGCAGCCCGCGTGCTGCGGGCGTTGGGCGGCGAGACGCGGCTGTTCAACCCGTCGGGCCTGCCGCTGGTGGATGACGCGACCGAGGATCATCCCAAGGTCAGGGAACTGCGCGAACTCGCGCAGTGGGCCGAGGGTATGGTGTGGAGTTCGCCGGAGCGCCATGGCGCGATGTCCGGCCTGATGAAAACGCAGATCGACTGGATTCCGCTGTCAGTCGGCGCGGTGCGTCCGACTCAGGGCAAGACGCTGGCAGTGATGCAGGTGTCGGGCGGCTCGCAATCTTTCAATGCTGTCAATCAGATGCGCGTGCTGGGCCGCTGGATGCGGATGCTGACCGTCCCCAACCAGTCCTCGGTCGCCAAGGCGTATCAAGAATTCGATGAAGCGGGACGCATGAAACCGTCGGCCTACTACGACCGCATTGTGGACGTGATGGAGGAACTGATGAAGTTCACGCTGCTCACGCGCGATGCGTCGCCGTATCTGGTGGACAGGTATAGCGAGCGCAAGGAAAGCGCCGAGGCGTTGACCAAGCGCATGCAGCAGGCGGTAATCTGA
- the arsC gene encoding arsenate reductase (glutaredoxin) (This arsenate reductase requires both glutathione and glutaredoxin to convert arsenate to arsenite, after which the efflux transporter formed by ArsA and ArsB can extrude the arsenite from the cell, providing resistance.) codes for MSHITIYHNPDCGTSRNVLSLIRNSGEEPAVIEYLKTPPDRDMLKALIAAMGIPVRAVLREKGTPYAELGLGDQKWSDEQLIDFMLQHPILINRPIVVTPLGTRLCRPSETVLDILPQPQRGAFNKEDGEPVVDVEGRRV; via the coding sequence ATGAGCCACATCACGATCTACCACAATCCCGATTGCGGCACGTCACGCAACGTCCTCAGCCTGATTCGCAACAGCGGCGAGGAACCGGCTGTCATCGAATATCTGAAGACACCGCCCGACCGCGACATGCTGAAGGCGCTGATCGCCGCGATGGGCATCCCGGTACGCGCGGTGCTGCGCGAGAAAGGCACGCCGTATGCGGAACTCGGCCTGGGAGATCAGAAGTGGAGCGACGAGCAATTGATCGACTTCATGCTCCAACATCCGATCCTCATCAACCGACCTATCGTGGTCACGCCGCTGGGCACGCGCCTGTGCCGCCCGTCGGAAACAGTGCTCGACATCCTGCCGCAACCGCAGCGCGGCGCGTTCAACAAGGAAGACGGCGAGCCGGTAGTGGATGTGGAGGGCCGTCGTGTCTGA
- a CDS encoding MFS transporter, giving the protein MDNTIPRSRGWLIPSLGLTQIVAWGSMFYAYGVLMQPMQDELGLSKPAIVGAYSVALLISGLLSTAAGSIIDRIGGRLLMGSGALLAAVMLACLSRVHNATELYLVWAGIGVAMSATLYQPAFVVITQVHGSNYRRAITHLTLFGGFASTVFWPLTQTLLQHVGWREVWLIYAAANLLICLPIHASLPKGRGPAHGTPPARTETRSRNLTAVMREPVFYLVTAAVTLNALVFAAMSLHMIPVLQAHGISAANAAWVGALIGPMQVLGRVVQATVGKRASTRQVGMAAISLLPLSLLLLFASEQWLPVYVVFAALYGIGNGVMTIVRGALPAELYGRAAYGAISGAMATPVQIAVAAGPFVASLLYSAGNGYPGTLLALTGISAAGAILFGYVIRHLRQQSMLLSNEGTST; this is encoded by the coding sequence ATGGACAACACCATCCCGCGCTCTCGCGGCTGGCTGATTCCCTCGCTCGGACTGACGCAGATCGTCGCGTGGGGGTCGATGTTCTACGCCTACGGCGTCCTGATGCAGCCCATGCAGGACGAACTCGGCCTGTCCAAGCCCGCCATCGTCGGGGCTTATTCGGTGGCCTTGCTGATCTCGGGACTGCTTTCGACCGCGGCCGGCAGCATCATCGACCGCATCGGTGGACGTCTGCTGATGGGAAGCGGCGCCTTGCTGGCCGCCGTCATGCTCGCGTGCCTCTCGCGGGTACACAACGCGACGGAGCTTTACCTCGTGTGGGCCGGTATCGGCGTGGCCATGAGCGCGACCTTGTACCAGCCGGCCTTCGTGGTCATCACGCAGGTCCATGGCAGCAACTATCGCCGGGCGATCACGCACCTGACGTTGTTCGGCGGTTTCGCCAGCACGGTATTCTGGCCGCTGACGCAAACGCTGTTGCAACACGTCGGCTGGCGCGAGGTCTGGTTGATCTATGCGGCCGCGAACCTGCTGATCTGCCTGCCCATCCATGCCAGCCTGCCAAAGGGACGCGGCCCGGCACACGGCACACCCCCAGCGCGGACGGAAACCCGATCCCGCAATCTCACCGCGGTCATGCGCGAACCGGTGTTCTATCTCGTCACGGCGGCTGTGACGCTGAATGCACTGGTGTTCGCGGCGATGTCGCTGCACATGATCCCAGTCTTGCAGGCACATGGCATCTCTGCCGCAAATGCGGCCTGGGTCGGTGCGCTGATCGGGCCAATGCAGGTACTCGGCCGTGTGGTGCAAGCCACGGTCGGCAAGCGGGCCAGCACGCGCCAGGTCGGCATGGCGGCCATCAGTCTGCTGCCGCTGTCATTGCTCCTGCTCTTTGCTTCCGAGCAGTGGCTGCCGGTGTATGTCGTGTTTGCCGCGCTCTACGGCATCGGCAATGGCGTCATGACGATCGTACGAGGCGCCTTGCCCGCCGAGCTGTACGGTCGGGCCGCTTATGGCGCCATCAGCGGCGCGATGGCGACACCCGTGCAGATCGCAGTGGCCGCCGGCCCCTTCGTGGCCTCGCTGCTGTATTCCGCCGGCAACGGCTATCCCGGCACGCTGCTGGCCCTGACCGGCATCAGCGCGGCGGGCGCGATCCTGTTCGGCTATGTGATCAGGCATCTGCGCCAGCAATCCATGCTTCTCTCGAACGAAGGCACCTCGACATGA
- the arsB gene encoding ACR3 family arsenite efflux transporter produces the protein MTTETEAAGHAPAASAMSSFERYLTLWVLLCIVAGIALGQFAPGAFQAIGQLEVAQVNLPVGLLIWVMIVPMLLKVDFGALGQVRRHWRGIGVTLFVNWAVKPFSMALLAWIFIRHVFAQWLPAGQLDSYIAGLILLAAAPCTAMVFVWSRLTGGDPVFTLSQVALNDTIMVFAFAPVVGLLLGLSSIIVPWVTLLVSVALYIVIPVILAQLWRRALLRRGQVAFDRALERIGPLSIAALLLTLVLLFAFQGEAIIRQPLVIAMLAVPILIQVFFNSGLAYWLNRKVGEKHSIAGPSALIGASNFFELAVAAAISLFGFHSGAALATVVGVLIEVPVMLLVVRVVNRSRGWYERQA, from the coding sequence ATGACTACAGAAACCGAAGCGGCCGGTCACGCGCCGGCCGCATCTGCCATGAGCAGCTTCGAGCGCTATCTGACCCTGTGGGTGCTGCTGTGCATCGTTGCCGGCATCGCGCTGGGCCAGTTCGCGCCGGGCGCGTTCCAGGCCATTGGCCAGCTGGAAGTCGCCCAGGTCAACCTGCCGGTGGGCTTGCTGATCTGGGTGATGATCGTGCCGATGCTGCTGAAGGTGGACTTCGGCGCACTCGGCCAGGTCAGGCGACACTGGCGCGGCATCGGCGTCACGCTGTTTGTGAACTGGGCGGTCAAGCCGTTTTCGATGGCGCTGCTGGCGTGGATCTTCATCCGCCATGTCTTCGCACAGTGGCTGCCGGCCGGGCAGCTGGACAGCTACATCGCCGGGCTGATCCTGCTGGCCGCCGCGCCCTGCACGGCGATGGTGTTCGTGTGGAGCCGGCTGACCGGCGGCGATCCGGTGTTCACGCTGTCGCAGGTGGCGCTGAACGACACCATCATGGTGTTCGCCTTCGCGCCCGTCGTCGGCCTCCTGCTGGGCCTGTCGTCGATCATCGTGCCATGGGTCACGCTACTGGTGTCGGTCGCGCTCTACATCGTCATTCCTGTCATCCTCGCGCAGCTCTGGCGCCGGGCGCTGCTGCGCCGGGGTCAGGTTGCGTTCGACCGGGCGCTGGAACGTATTGGCCCGCTGTCGATCGCCGCGCTGCTACTGACGCTGGTGCTACTGTTCGCCTTTCAGGGAGAGGCCATTATCCGGCAACCGCTGGTGATCGCCATGCTGGCGGTGCCGATCCTGATCCAGGTGTTCTTCAATTCCGGGCTGGCGTACTGGCTCAACCGCAAGGTAGGCGAGAAGCACAGCATCGCCGGCCCCTCGGCACTGATCGGCGCGAGCAACTTCTTCGAGCTGGCCGTGGCCGCCGCCATCAGTCTGTTCGGCTTCCACTCGGGCGCGGCGCTGGCCACCGTGGTTGGCGTGCTGATCGAGGTGCCGGTGATGCTGCTGGTGGTGCGCGTGGTCAACCGCTCGCGCGGCTGGTACGAGCGCCAAGCGTAA
- a CDS encoding arsenate reductase ArsC has translation MTDTIYNALFICTGNSARSILAEGMLNELGKGRFHAYSAGSHPKGEVHPLALATLERLHLPTTGYRSKSWDEFVAPGAPVFDFIFTVCDNAAGEACPLWPGKPVSAHWGVPDPAAVEGTEEQQRKAFLDAAITLRRRIELFLSLPLQRLDAMSLQRELRDIGRQ, from the coding sequence ATGACCGACACGATCTACAACGCATTGTTCATTTGCACGGGTAATTCCGCCCGCTCCATCCTTGCCGAAGGCATGCTCAACGAGCTGGGCAAGGGCCGCTTCCACGCTTATTCGGCGGGCAGTCACCCCAAGGGCGAGGTTCATCCGCTGGCACTTGCCACGCTGGAGCGGCTGCACCTGCCGACGACCGGCTACCGCAGCAAGAGCTGGGACGAGTTCGTGGCACCGGGTGCGCCGGTGTTCGACTTCATCTTTACAGTTTGCGACAACGCTGCTGGGGAGGCTTGCCCGCTGTGGCCGGGCAAGCCGGTGTCGGCGCATTGGGGCGTCCCTGATCCGGCAGCCGTCGAGGGCACTGAGGAGCAACAGCGCAAAGCGTTCCTCGACGCCGCGATCACGCTGCGCCGACGCATTGAACTGTTCCTGTCGCTGCCGCTCCAGCGCCTGGACGCCATGTCGTTGCAGCGCGAGCTGCGCGACATCGGCCGCCAGTAA
- a CDS encoding ArsR/SmtB family transcription factor: MNEDQAVSALSALAHTQRLRVFRALVVAGPEGLTPSVLADQLDVARNTLSFHLKELAHAGLVSIEQQGRNLIYRAEYDHMNGLIGYLTEHCCQGGVCEVSESTRCDC, encoded by the coding sequence ATGAACGAAGATCAAGCCGTTTCCGCCCTGAGCGCCTTGGCGCACACCCAGCGCCTGCGTGTGTTCCGCGCCCTGGTCGTCGCCGGCCCGGAAGGACTCACGCCCAGCGTGCTGGCCGACCAGCTCGACGTGGCCCGCAACACCTTGTCCTTCCATCTGAAGGAACTGGCCCACGCCGGCCTCGTCAGCATCGAGCAGCAAGGCCGCAACCTGATCTATCGCGCCGAATACGACCACATGAACGGCCTGATCGGCTACCTGACCGAGCATTGCTGCCAAGGCGGAGTGTGCGAGGTTTCCGAATCCACCCGCTGCGACTGCTGA
- a CDS encoding AlpA family transcriptional regulator has translation MSQIPVLPPHERRILRLDEVEAKSGFKRAHIYNLMKKRQFPQALRLGVRAVGWDSVEIDQWIAERLNNRT, from the coding sequence ATGTCGCAAATACCTGTACTGCCACCGCACGAGCGCCGCATCCTGCGGCTCGATGAAGTTGAAGCGAAGTCCGGCTTCAAACGCGCCCACATCTACAACCTGATGAAGAAGCGCCAGTTTCCGCAGGCGTTGCGCCTGGGCGTGCGCGCCGTGGGCTGGGATTCGGTCGAGATCGACCAGTGGATCGCCGAACGCCTCAACAACCGGACCTGA
- a CDS encoding ParA family protein produces the protein MQVVSIISTKGGVGKTTTAANLGGLAADAGLRVLLLDLDVQPTLSSYYELAHRAAGGIYELLAFNERALDQLVSRTIIAGLDLVLSNDHRGELNTLLLHAPDGRLRLRHLLPALAPLYDLVLIDTQGARSVLLEMAVLASDLALSPVTPEILAARELRRGTMQLLEDIAPYRHLGIEPPSLHLLINRVHPVSANARMIQQALRDLFQDHAGICVLGTDVPAIEAYPRAATRGLPVHRVEHRQPPGRVAPAALDTMRALAGELFPQWQDRFALVSGRPPRSIETGRSHGERT, from the coding sequence ATGCAGGTCGTATCCATAATTTCAACGAAAGGCGGCGTAGGCAAGACGACTACGGCCGCCAACCTCGGCGGCCTCGCCGCGGACGCGGGGCTGCGTGTGCTGCTGCTCGATCTCGACGTGCAGCCGACCTTGTCGTCCTATTACGAGCTGGCACACCGCGCTGCCGGCGGTATCTATGAGTTGCTGGCGTTCAACGAACGCGCCCTCGATCAGTTGGTGTCCCGCACCATCATCGCGGGCCTGGACCTGGTGCTCTCGAACGATCACCGGGGTGAACTGAACACGTTGCTACTGCACGCGCCAGACGGACGCCTGAGACTGCGGCACCTGCTGCCGGCGCTGGCGCCGCTTTATGACCTGGTGCTGATCGACACCCAGGGTGCACGCTCGGTGCTGTTGGAGATGGCGGTGCTCGCCTCTGACCTGGCGCTGTCGCCCGTGACCCCGGAAATTCTCGCTGCCCGCGAACTGCGACGCGGCACCATGCAGTTGCTGGAGGACATCGCGCCATACCGGCACCTCGGCATCGAACCGCCATCCCTGCACCTGCTCATCAATCGCGTCCACCCCGTGTCCGCGAATGCACGGATGATCCAGCAGGCGCTGCGCGACCTGTTCCAGGACCATGCCGGCATATGCGTGCTGGGCACCGACGTGCCGGCCATCGAGGCCTATCCGCGCGCCGCAACCCGCGGCCTGCCGGTGCATCGCGTCGAGCATCGCCAGCCGCCGGGCAGAGTTGCGCCCGCCGCGCTCGACACCATGCGCGCGCTCGCCGGCGAACTGTTCCCACAGTGGCAAGACAGATTTGCCCTCGTGTCCGGCCGTCCTCCTCGTTCCATTGAAACCGGGAGGTCACATGGCGAACGCACATGA
- a CDS encoding ParB family protein, protein MAEMTSQDMAGKLLAAGFERSGPSATALSDPIADTPMVVTLDQLRPYDHDPRKKRNSAYDEIKASIRERGLDAAPAITRRPGEAHYIIRNGGNTRLAILRELWAETKDERFFRISCLFRPWPARGEIVALTGHLAENELRGGLTFIERALGVEKAREFYEAESGTTLSQSELARRLAADGFPVQQSHISRMADAVRYLLPAIPTVLYGGLGRHQVERLSVMRKASERTWEHYAKGRSLPLDFDSFFLEALSQFDVQPDEFSPPRVQDELIGQMSELLGIDYDVLALDLTESESRHRALVSDPTPPSAPPALPEPGAIARPPIEPAPPPTTTAPSAGHSADAPTRPRDDGAPSEASAASPAAANGGLLDEHIISPAPTTERLQSIQRMVADQLGDALPPDFSANVLQSIPVQAGGLYPISDIWYIDPGLDTPDRLRIHIAQFAREIAGEADLDACVEDRSDGIGFTCRAPAQASSPLARAVLALLVSLAGQQPAGVGLDSGQLITDLPALLHGQGQRRDGGARRLSDTALVKLFRLLRLARRLLDLEAGAVGSGI, encoded by the coding sequence ATGGCTGAGATGACCTCCCAGGACATGGCCGGCAAGCTGCTTGCCGCCGGGTTCGAGCGCAGTGGGCCATCGGCCACGGCCTTGAGCGACCCGATCGCCGACACGCCGATGGTCGTGACGCTGGACCAGTTGCGGCCCTACGACCACGACCCCCGCAAAAAGCGCAACTCGGCCTACGATGAAATCAAGGCCTCCATCCGAGAGCGCGGCCTGGACGCGGCGCCAGCGATCACACGCCGTCCTGGCGAGGCGCACTACATCATCCGCAACGGCGGCAACACCAGGCTGGCGATCCTGCGTGAACTCTGGGCGGAGACCAAGGACGAACGCTTCTTCCGCATATCGTGCCTGTTCCGGCCGTGGCCTGCGCGCGGAGAGATCGTCGCCCTGACCGGGCACCTCGCCGAGAACGAACTACGCGGCGGCCTCACGTTCATCGAGCGCGCCCTGGGCGTCGAGAAAGCCCGCGAGTTCTATGAGGCTGAAAGCGGCACCACCCTGAGCCAGTCCGAGCTGGCCCGCCGCCTGGCCGCCGACGGCTTCCCAGTCCAGCAGTCGCACATCAGCCGCATGGCTGACGCGGTGCGCTACCTGCTGCCCGCGATCCCGACCGTCCTATACGGGGGCCTCGGCCGCCACCAGGTCGAGCGGCTGTCGGTCATGCGCAAAGCCAGCGAACGCACGTGGGAGCACTATGCCAAAGGCCGCTCCCTGCCGCTGGACTTCGACAGCTTCTTTCTGGAGGCGCTGTCGCAATTTGATGTCCAGCCCGACGAGTTCTCGCCGCCGCGTGTGCAGGACGAGTTGATCGGTCAGATGTCCGAGCTGCTGGGCATCGACTACGACGTGCTCGCCTTGGACCTGACCGAATCCGAGAGCCGCCACCGCGCCCTGGTCAGCGACCCAACCCCGCCATCGGCGCCGCCGGCATTGCCCGAGCCTGGGGCCATCGCACGGCCGCCGATCGAACCGGCACCGCCCCCCACTACAACTGCACCTTCTGCGGGCCACTCTGCCGACGCGCCGACAAGGCCCCGGGACGATGGGGCCCCGAGCGAGGCATCCGCAGCCAGCCCTGCGGCAGCGAATGGCGGTCTGCTTGACGAGCACATCATCTCTCCGGCACCCACGACGGAGCGGCTCCAGTCCATCCAGCGCATGGTCGCCGACCAGTTGGGCGATGCGCTGCCGCCCGACTTCTCGGCCAACGTCTTGCAGTCGATTCCCGTGCAGGCCGGTGGCCTCTATCCCATCTCGGACATCTGGTATATCGACCCTGGCCTCGACACACCCGACCGCCTGCGCATCCACATCGCGCAGTTCGCGCGCGAGATCGCGGGCGAGGCCGACCTGGACGCGTGTGTCGAGGATCGTTCTGATGGCATCGGGTTCACGTGTCGTGCCCCAGCCCAGGCTTCGTCGCCGCTCGCACGCGCCGTGCTCGCACTACTGGTTTCCCTGGCCGGTCAGCAGCCAGCCGGCGTCGGCTTGGACAGCGGGCAACTCATCACAGACCTGCCAGCGCTGTTGCACGGCCAGGGTCAACGTCGTGACGGCGGGGCCCGGCGATTGAGCGACACCGCGCTGGTCAAGCTGTTTCGTCTGCTGCGGCTGGCCCGGCGCCTGCTGGATCTGGAAGCCGGCGCTGTCGGTTCTGGGATCTGA
- a CDS encoding DUF2857 domain-containing protein: MSAPNPLNQAVIAQALYDLRNGQLRRCKAMGFGEEELDALKHPALISVLANANVSWCSVSVNREVLRRLLKQAQDVEKEIATVDRMLRLGASTEMVSRFYGLTHQEVALRREVLGLPKRKGRHPVLDEEQDTELWRRWKVVTSSRNVELEDETSVLDAAMDLAEGMELPLSVVWAAIKNWIDQGLG, from the coding sequence ATGTCCGCACCGAACCCACTCAACCAGGCCGTCATCGCGCAGGCACTCTACGACCTACGCAACGGGCAACTGCGTCGCTGCAAGGCGATGGGGTTCGGCGAGGAAGAGCTGGATGCGCTCAAGCATCCGGCGCTGATCAGCGTGCTGGCCAATGCCAACGTCTCCTGGTGCTCTGTCTCGGTGAACCGGGAAGTGCTCCGGCGATTGCTCAAACAGGCGCAGGACGTGGAGAAGGAGATCGCCACCGTCGATCGCATGCTGCGCCTGGGTGCCAGTACCGAAATGGTGAGCCGCTTCTACGGGCTGACACATCAGGAAGTCGCACTTCGGCGCGAAGTTCTCGGCCTGCCCAAACGCAAGGGGCGCCATCCGGTTCTGGACGAGGAGCAGGACACCGAGCTGTGGCGGCGCTGGAAGGTCGTGACCAGCAGCAGGAACGTCGAGCTGGAGGATGAGACCTCGGTTCTTGATGCGGCAATGGACCTCGCCGAAGGCATGGAGCTGCCGCTGTCGGTGGTCTGGGCTGCGATCAAGAACTGGATCGATCAGGGACTGGGTTGA
- a CDS encoding STY4528 family pathogenicity island replication protein, which yields MAVDDAAPRAPRQGPVALADLFDSALKDLAPKPRPLAPAPAFASATSPVSATGDGFLFSGNRHESVPRRLFLDRRLTPLERNAWQVFRMMLNEDGVTAFPTYEQLRPWLASMPCAGQASHETVARALTLLRLTRWLSLVRRRRDPKTGRILGNLYVLHDEPLTPFEAMQLDPDYLQLVSQALGHSARAVQVVGLHTLNEIAEDPLLSGRMLPSRLQVLAERLASQGIGSQESYPQEDTVHDSEEGAPSLLRNSDRPSSDSEAGPKHAADGALRNPKQDRTVRSSRINEVRTTARERGQARAMPGVRLPDRFLGLKDEQQAGAMVALQQVDAPLRQAVLDEWADRCRGSTIRNPAGYLFGIIQRAIRGEFNAWARQAGSAPPPAPARDAPPEPPRNVVPPEVARQHIDRLRDLLRSS from the coding sequence ATGGCCGTGGACGACGCTGCACCACGAGCACCACGCCAAGGTCCGGTCGCCCTCGCTGATCTGTTCGACAGCGCGCTGAAAGACCTTGCACCGAAACCTCGCCCACTAGCACCGGCTCCCGCCTTCGCATCCGCGACGTCTCCTGTGTCTGCAACCGGCGACGGTTTCCTGTTCAGTGGAAATCGGCACGAGAGCGTGCCGCGACGGCTGTTCCTCGACCGACGCCTGACGCCGCTGGAACGCAATGCCTGGCAAGTCTTCCGGATGATGCTCAACGAGGATGGCGTCACGGCGTTTCCGACGTATGAGCAACTTCGCCCGTGGCTCGCGTCAATGCCCTGCGCCGGACAGGCCTCCCACGAGACCGTGGCACGGGCGCTGACGCTGTTGCGCCTGACGCGCTGGTTGAGTCTCGTGCGCCGCAGGCGCGACCCCAAGACCGGGCGCATCCTCGGCAACCTCTACGTCCTGCACGATGAGCCCCTGACCCCGTTCGAGGCGATGCAGCTCGACCCGGACTACCTGCAGCTCGTCAGCCAAGCCCTGGGCCATTCGGCCAGGGCCGTTCAGGTCGTGGGCTTGCACACGCTCAATGAGATCGCCGAAGACCCGCTGCTGTCTGGCCGCATGCTGCCCTCGCGGCTGCAGGTCCTTGCCGAACGCCTCGCAAGCCAAGGCATTGGGTCGCAGGAGAGTTATCCACAGGAGGACACGGTTCACGATTCCGAAGAAGGGGCGCCGAGCCTTCTTCGGAATTCTGATCGGCCCTCTTCGGATTCCGAAGCAGGGCCAAAACACGCAGCAGACGGCGCTCTTCGGAATCCGAAACAGGACCGTACTGTACGTAGTAGTCGTATTAATGAAGTACGTACTACCGCGCGTGAGCGTGGGCAGGCGCGCGCGATGCCGGGAGTTCGTCTGCCTGATCGCTTTCTCGGCTTGAAAGATGAACAGCAGGCCGGCGCCATGGTGGCATTGCAGCAGGTCGATGCCCCGCTACGCCAGGCCGTGCTGGACGAATGGGCGGATCGCTGTCGTGGCAGCACCATCCGCAACCCGGCAGGCTACCTGTTCGGCATCATCCAACGTGCCATCCGTGGCGAGTTCAACGCATGGGCCAGGCAAGCTGGGTCAGCACCGCCACCTGCCCCTGCACGAGATGCACCGCCTGAGCCACCGCGCAATGTAGTTCCGCCCGAGGTAGCCCGGCAGCACATCGACCGGCTGCGCGACCTTCTGCGCAGTAGCTGA
- a CDS encoding PFL_4669 family integrating conjugative element protein produces MATNEPLQLNLGSLRSAMSLTLHTHHASRIWHGRAAAEGRPGIVGLNGYIAVMNKMKRGSEQDDPYSDWWMLRIEEKLDQAKTTLQSLREQVDQALAGVPAALSLGENLNVQPVKLPLFVNAQLGFAAVYLLADYDDIARKLILAHHTALIDRSTLERWLNEGAHTLRSLFSLAQQYRYSGCTRDDFAAKNAAARAALEKFGDLPQDVLEGARRSKFAPPVVRRGLQQRSDSAAAAAPPSDEGTAADPAEASTGEDEQA; encoded by the coding sequence ATGGCAACCAACGAACCTCTGCAACTCAATCTCGGCTCTTTGCGCAGCGCGATGTCGCTGACGCTTCACACCCACCACGCATCGCGCATCTGGCATGGCCGCGCCGCCGCCGAGGGGCGACCCGGCATCGTCGGCCTGAACGGCTACATCGCCGTGATGAACAAGATGAAGCGCGGCTCGGAACAGGATGACCCGTACAGCGACTGGTGGATGTTGCGCATCGAGGAAAAGCTCGACCAGGCCAAGACCACGTTGCAATCGCTGCGCGAGCAGGTGGACCAGGCATTGGCCGGCGTGCCAGCGGCGTTGAGCCTGGGCGAGAACCTCAACGTGCAACCGGTGAAGCTCCCCTTGTTCGTGAACGCGCAGCTCGGCTTTGCCGCGGTCTATCTCCTGGCCGACTATGACGACATCGCCCGCAAGCTGATCCTCGCCCATCACACCGCGCTGATCGATCGCTCGACATTGGAGCGGTGGCTCAACGAAGGCGCTCACACGCTGCGCAGCCTGTTCAGCCTGGCCCAGCAGTACCGCTACTCGGGATGCACCCGCGACGACTTCGCGGCCAAGAACGCCGCAGCGCGGGCGGCGCTGGAGAAGTTCGGCGACTTGCCGCAGGACGTGCTCGAAGGCGCTCGCCGCTCGAAGTTTGCGCCGCCCGTCGTGCGCCGCGGCCTGCAACAGCGCAGTGATAGCGCTGCCGCAGCCGCACCTCCCAGCGACGAAGGCACTGCCGCCGATCCGGCCGAGGCCAGCACCGGCGAGGACGAACAGGCATGA
- a CDS encoding DUF3158 family protein — MSDPNREPRYFRGLEQPAFMRLEHAASLKGLLKPFKGKGDFEAWASQCFAMRDELIALAQRQVLPQACGHPFHLLPVELAQQITGAGTTFLRWRKHDRSAMGVALWQELVASTSTPVNLLADLHAIELQRITLNMQISLLHTLGRQAQECASKAAEADNAYLRRLKSTPTAMRDR, encoded by the coding sequence ATGAGCGACCCGAACCGCGAACCTCGCTACTTCCGTGGTCTGGAACAGCCAGCCTTCATGCGGCTGGAACACGCGGCCTCTCTAAAAGGCCTTTTAAAGCCTTTTAAAGGTAAAGGGGACTTCGAGGCCTGGGCCAGCCAGTGCTTCGCCATGCGCGACGAGTTGATTGCCCTGGCGCAGCGACAGGTGCTGCCACAGGCGTGCGGGCATCCCTTCCACCTGCTTCCCGTCGAGCTGGCCCAGCAGATAACTGGCGCGGGAACGACGTTCCTTCGCTGGCGCAAGCACGACCGCTCGGCCATGGGCGTGGCGCTGTGGCAGGAACTGGTGGCGAGCACCAGCACGCCGGTCAACCTGCTGGCCGACCTGCACGCGATCGAGTTACAGCGCATCACGTTGAACATGCAGATCAGCCTGCTGCACACCTTGGGCAGGCAGGCGCAGGAATGCGCCAGCAAAGCGGCCGAAGCGGACAACGCATACCTGCGCCGGCTCAAGTCCACCCCAACCGCAATGCGCGATCGGTGA